The nucleotide window TTATGTCGTAAGGGTAGGTTCTCACGAAGGGGTATTTTCTTCTGATGTAGGTGAGGATGACTCCTTGTTGTTCGCAGGAGGGGCAGTCTCCCTTGTTGCTGTAAAAGTAGATTATGAGGGTGAGGTTATTGTTGCATTGTCTTTGTGAGCGTTGCATTAAGAGCCAGTGGCGGGCTTGGAGGAGGGAGTAGTAGTTTTTGAGGCTGACAACTTCTTTGTTGTCTTTTCCGAGTTGGTTTTCCATAAAGGTCAGTTTTTGGGAAACGTCGTAGAGTTCGTCCGTGAGCTCCCCGGTTTCTATGGCTTGGCAGGGATCTTCTGCAAAGATTGCGTATTGGATTTCTATGCCGAGGACGTCGAGGCGCAAGTCTCGTTCAAGCTCTTCTACGTGGGATAGTTTTTGTTCGGCGAAGGTATTACCGATGAAAATGCCAATAACAAATATGGCGATGGTAAGAAGGAGGGAGACGAGGTATTTGCTCTTATTAATACGCCTTCGTTGCATACTGCTTGAACGGGTTTGTTAAAAGTTTAAAAAATATTGGGTGTGAGCTGGGTGTGAGATCAGGCCTCGTGCCTGGTTGTTTTTTCGTCGTTCCCGTTCGTTCCCGTTGTTTTCTCCCCCCCCCCAACCCCCTTTGCCGTGTGTTGAATTGAAATCAACAGGGAAAAATTTATAAATGATGAGCGCATTCCTTGGTTGTTGATTTAAAGTCAACGAAATGACTTGAGTTGTTTCGTGACAGGTTTCAGCAAGAAGGGTTTTCGGCAAGCTCACAAAAAAGCACGGAGGGAGAGAGCAATGAAGTTTAAGCCATTAGGAGAACGAGTTTTACTCAAACCCGAAAAAGAAGAAGAAAAAACCAAGGGCGGCATCTACATTCCTGACACAGCAAAGGAGAAGAAGAAGCAGGGAGAAGTCCTTGCTGTCGGCACGTACACAAAGGGGCCGAACGCAGGAAAGCCCCTGCCGCTCTCCAAAGGCGATAAGGTGCTCTATGGCGGGTACAGCGCTGATGAAATTGAAGTTGACGGAGAAGAGTTCGTCTTCGTTGACTTCAAGGATGTTTTAGCAAAAATAGAATAAGGAGGGGTAGCAATCCTCCCCGCTGCAAGTTCGCATTGGGAACGAAAAGAGGGAAAAAAAACAGAAAAAAGAATTGGATGGGGTGAAGAGAAAATGGCCAGTAAACAAATCATGTTTGACGAGAGTGCCAGGCAGGCGCTGCTTCGAGGTATTGACAAGGTTGCCAACACGGTGAAAGTTACGCTCGGCCCAAAAGGGCGCAACGTCGTTCTTGACAAGACAACCGCGCCAGTCATCACGAATGACGGCGTCACCATTGCCAAGGAAATCGAGTTGAAGGACAAGTTCGAGAACATAGGAGCGAAGCTCGTCAAAGAAGTTGCGACACAAACGCAAGACAACGCGGGAGATGGGACTACGACTGCGACGCTGCTCGCGCAAGCCATGGTTCGAGCAGGCCTCAAAAACATCACCGCAGGTGCAAACCCTATCGAGATTAAGCGAGGAATTGACGCCGCGGTAGAGCATGTTGTTGCGTACTTGAAAAAGAAGAGCGTCCCGGTCAAAGACAAGGAGAAAATCACGCAGGTCGCGACGATTTCCGCAAATAACGACGAGAAGATGGGCAAGCTCATCGCTGATGCTATGGAGAAAGTAGGCAATAATGGCGTCATTACGGTCGAGGAGGCAAAGTCGATGGAGACGTCTCTTGAGGTCGTTGAGGGAATGCAGTTCGACAGAGGCTTCGTCTCGCCGTACATGGCCACCGATCAGGAGAAGATGGAGTGTTTCTTGGAGAACCCCTATATTCTTATCACCGACAAGAAGATTAGCAGTATGAAAGACTTGGTGCCCGTCTTGGAAACCGTTGCGCAGGCGGGAAAGCCGTTGCTCATCATTGCTGATGACGTCGAAGGCGAAGCGCTCGCGACGTTGGTCATTAACATTTTGCGGGGGGCACTGAAAGTTTGTGCGGTGAAGGCTCCCGGGTTTGGCGATGACCAGAAGGCGATGTTGGAAGACATTGCCATCTTAACCGGTGGAAAGGTCGTTTCTGAAGACACGGGCATGAAGCTTGAGCACGTGACGCTCGACACGCTCGGCTCGGCAGGGAAGGTTCGGGTTGACAAGGAAAAAACCGTTATTATTGAAGGAAAAGGAGACCAAAAGGCCATCCAGCTCCGTATCAAGCAGCTTGAGAACCAGATTGCAACAGAAGAGAGCAAGTATACAAAAGAAGAGCTTCAAAAGCGTCTGGGAAAGCTCTCTGGAGGCGTGGCGGTGATCAACGTTGGCGCGGCGACTGAGACTGAGATGAAGGAGAAGAAGCTGCGCATTGACGACGCGCTTCAGGCTACCAAGGCAGCCGTTGAGGAAGGCGTCGTGACTGGCGGAGGGTTGATGCTCTACCACGCGATAAAAGAGTTGGACGCGCTCAAGCTCGACAATGATCAGCGCGTCGGGAAGGATATTGTGAAACGCGCTCTTGAAGAGCCGATCCGTCAGATTGCAAGAAACGCAGGGCGAGACGGGGCCGAAGTGCTCGCCAGGCTCGCGACGGAGAAAGATGAGCACGTCGGGTACAACGCAAAAAAGGACACGTTTGAAAACTTGTTCAAAGCGGGCGTTATTGACCCGGCAAAGGTGGTGCGTTCCGCTTTGCAAAATGCTGCAAGCATTGCAGGCATGGTCTTAACGACCGAGTCGGTCGTGACGGAGTTTGACGAGGAGAAGGACGAGAAGACGCCTGCAATCATCATATAAGCATTCAGGAATGAACACGTGTGGTACGAACTCGTGTGGTTCGTGTCGTGACCGCCTTGCTACACCCTAACTTTTTTTGTTTTTTTCTTCTCTTTGATTCTTTAGAACGATGTCCTTTATGCGCCGGGAGGCCCGGGGGGGCGTTGCGTGGAGGGCTGCGCGTTCTTGCTTTGATCGCTAATGCGTTCGCCGTCTTCAAAGACTTGCTCGCGAACAACTTTCCAGTTTTGGAAGGTTAGCTTGACCGTGAACGTGCTCATTTCCTGCTTTGTTTCCGTGTTCGTTTCTGTGTTGTTCGTATCATCTTGCGAGCCGGGTGCTGGTGCTTTGTAGTTGAGTGTGACATCGTAGCACCCGTTGCATTCCCTTGGTTCAACGCTGGTAACAACAAGTCCTTCCCCTCCTGCACGGTATTGCTCTGAGGCTTTAACGTGGGCTTTTGCTAGGGCCTTGGCGCGTGCGTCAGCTTCGGGATAGACGCGTTCTTGCACCGTGTTTTGTGCACAGCTGGAAAGCACGAACAATGCAACGATGGCAATGAGGAAGATAGTCTGCATGTTTTTTGCTTTTTGCATGGTGTTTTGCACCTCTCGCGTAGTTGTTCTTGCGGGAAGGGATGTGCGTGAAGTATTTAAAACCTCTGAGGGACGAGCCTTGGGTGTGACGAGAGCGCATGGACAAGAGCGCATGCGCCAACAGCACTACAGCACACCGCCCTGGCAGGAGAAAAAAAGCAAAAGAGAAGGAAGAGGAGCGCTTGAGAAGAAGGTTATAAAAAAAAGAGAAAATAAAAAAGAGAAAAAAAGCCCTGTGCGTGCTGGTATGGCCTGCACAAGCCAGTTTGTTTCTTTACTGCTTCGACTTGTGTTTGTGAAGCAAGGTTAGGCCCACCAGGATTAAAAATACAGGCCACCAAGGCAGCGCCGTAAACACCCAGGCGAACGCTCGTGGCACCCATGTTGCCAGAGCGTAGAGGACTCCTACGATAATCCAGACGTATGCTATCCACGAACAATCTTTCTGTTTCATTCACTCACCCCCTTTTTTTAAGAGGCGCTTCTTTCGCGCGCCGTAGTTGTTATAACTCTTGGTTATGACGTTAAACGCCACTTATTGGCTTTACAAAACACTGCCATTTAAAAATATTGTGGAAAGAACGGGCTGGGAAGAGCAGGTTTGGAAGAATTTGCGGGGGCGGCACTTATTGTTTCGTGACGGTGAGGCCGAGTTCGTCGAGTTGTGCTTTGCTCACCTTGGAGGGTGCCTGAAGCATCATGTCTTCTGCATCTTTGTTCTTAGGAAAGGCGATGACTTCGCGGATGCTCTCTTCCCCTACGAGGAGCATGGCGAAGCGGTCAAGACCGAACGCGATGCCGCCGAGTGGGGGGTTGCCGTATTGCATTGCATCGAGGAGGAAGCCGAATTTTTCTTTTGCTTCATCTTCGTTGATGCCGAGGAGCTTGAAAACACGCATTTGGGTGTTGTAATCAAAGATTCTGAGACTTCCTCCTGCTATTTCGTTGCCGTTCAGGACGAGGTCATACGCGCGTGCTAGGATTTTTGCAGGGTCTTTCTCCTCAAGGTTCTGGGGGAGGGTGAACGGGTGGTGCATGGCTTTGTAGCGTCCTTCTTCTTCGCTGTACTCGAACATGGGAAAGTTAATAATCCAGCTGAAGTGGAAGTCTTCACCAGGGGCGCGCAGATCTGGGCGGTCCGTGCCGTGTTGTTTCATAACGTCTGCGTAGTTGAGACGTTCAAAAGGGATGGCGATGTCGACGCCGAGGACGTGTTTGAAGACGTGTTGTATCATGCGTTCGATGACGTCGAAGAGGTCGTCTTCTTCAATGAAGCTCATTTCCATGTCAATTTGGGTGAATTCTGGCTGGCGGTCTGCTCTGAGGTCTTCGTCCCGAAAGCACCGGACGATTTGGAAATATTTGTCGTACCCTGCGATCATGAGCAGTTGCTTGAAGAGTTGGGGGCTTTGTGGAAGGGCGTAGAATGTTCCTTTGTGTATTCTACTGGGTACGAGGTAGTCCCTGGCGCCTTCGGGTGTGCTTTTGGCAAGGAACGGCGTTTCTATTTCGAGGAATCCTTCCTTGTCGAGGAAGGTTCTGACGGCTGTTGTGAGCTTATGCCTGAGGGCGAGGTTGCGTTGGAGACGGGGTTTTCTGAGGTCGAGGTAGCGATACGTGAGGCGGGTTTCTTCTGTTGAAGTTATGTTTTCGTCAAGTTCCATGGGGAGTGCTTTTGCTTGGCTGAGGACGGTTAGTTTTGTCGCGGCAACTTCCACTGCTCCCGTGGCGAGTTTGGGGTTCGGGCTTGGCTTCTCCTTGACCGTGCCTTCAACGGTTATGACGCTCTCCCTCTTGAGATTTTTGAGATCTGGCAGGAAGGTTTCGTCAAAGAATACTTGGGTGGTTCCGTAGCGGTCGCGGAGGTTGAGAAAGGCGAATTTTTTCATGATTTTGAGGGTGTCAACCCAGCCGGAGAGGATTACTTGCTTGCCTGCATCCCCTTTGCGCAGCTCGCCGCACGTATGTGTTCGGTACGCCATCGTTCTGTTGGGTGGCGAAAGAAAAAGAGTTATTTAAATCTTGTGTGCGTTGAGATGCTTGGGCGGGTTGGCCGTTGTAGCGTGTGCTGAGCGGGGTTGGGACTGAGAGACGGAAGGATGAAGGGCGCTTCTGCGCCTGCCGGGACTTTCGCCTCTGGGAGCTTTGCACTGGGTTTTCGGGACGAGGTCCGCTTTGGCGTTCCGCCGTCCTTTCGCTTCGTACAAAATCCCTTCGATTCGAACCCGGGTAGCGAGCTTGGGAAGCTCGAATCATAGCCACTAGATCACAGGCGCGAACCCCTCTCCTTCCTGGCCTCTCTTTGTCATCGTCGTGTTTGCTCTGTGCGGGGGCTGCTCTGGTTGAGTGGCGTTGTATTTATGAATTTTTTGCAAAGGCAATGCCTTCTTGAGTGATGGTGAATGATCCTGTCTTGGGGGGGAGGGCTCTGCTCTTGCGCAGGTGAAAGAGCGTTTTTTCTTTGGTTTTTTCTAGTTCTATGAGACATTTGCAGCTGTACTTGACGATTTCTCCTCCGACGATTTTGGTGGTTTCTTTGTTATTGAAGTCGGGGTAGACTTGGGTTGTGATTATCACCGGTATTTGGTCTCTTCTTGCTATTTCTACAAGGTAGCTGAGCTGGAGGCCGAGGGCCCTGCTGGGGAGGTAGGGGTCTTTTGCCTTGCTGAGTTCGAGGCGGTAGAGGGCGCCTATGGAGTCTACGACGATGAGGGCGGTGTTCTTGCTTGCCATGAGTCGTATGGCATCGATGGCTTTTCGCTGGTCTGCGAAGGTTGTTGGCTTGAAGAAGGTGATGCGGTTGAGGGAGTCTTCAAAGTCTGGGTTGACTTGTTTGAATCGTTCAAGGCTGAAGCCGCCCTCTGTGTCAAGCCAGAGTATGGTTCCTGTTTTTTGTGCTGCGGCGCAGATGAGGAGGAGGTTTGTCTTGCCGCTCCCGGCGGGACCGTAGATGGCGGTGACAATGTCTTTTTCGTAGCCTCCCCCAAGGAAGTCATCAAGGTCCTTATTTCCAGAGGTGATGCGCATTATTGCTTTTGGAAGAAGGCGATGTTTCTTTAAATGAGTTATGGGGTTGCTTCCGGAACAGTGTGAAAAAGCGTGTTCAGGCCTTGTTTGAGTGTTTTCTTGTCTGCGATGGTGTTGTGATGATACGGACTGATTGCCCAATATTGATTGTGGCGGGGGTTGACAAAGAAGATTTTGAGCGAGGCGTGAGTGGTGAAGTCGTTCCAGTGTTTTATGAGGAATTGAAGGTTTTCTTTGGTGTTGCGTGTTACGATGGTTTGGTTTTGGGCAGTATCGAGTTCTTTTATTACTTCTTGGTTGAGCCGCTCTCTGATGAGATAGGTGGTGGTGCGGTCTGTGAAGGTGAAGGTTAT belongs to Candidatus Woesearchaeota archaeon and includes:
- a CDS encoding co-chaperone GroES encodes the protein MKFKPLGERVLLKPEKEEEKTKGGIYIPDTAKEKKKQGEVLAVGTYTKGPNAGKPLPLSKGDKVLYGGYSADEIEVDGEEFVFVDFKDVLAKIE
- the groL gene encoding chaperonin GroEL, encoding MASKQIMFDESARQALLRGIDKVANTVKVTLGPKGRNVVLDKTTAPVITNDGVTIAKEIELKDKFENIGAKLVKEVATQTQDNAGDGTTTATLLAQAMVRAGLKNITAGANPIEIKRGIDAAVEHVVAYLKKKSVPVKDKEKITQVATISANNDEKMGKLIADAMEKVGNNGVITVEEAKSMETSLEVVEGMQFDRGFVSPYMATDQEKMECFLENPYILITDKKISSMKDLVPVLETVAQAGKPLLIIADDVEGEALATLVINILRGALKVCAVKAPGFGDDQKAMLEDIAILTGGKVVSEDTGMKLEHVTLDTLGSAGKVRVDKEKTVIIEGKGDQKAIQLRIKQLENQIATEESKYTKEELQKRLGKLSGGVAVINVGAATETEMKEKKLRIDDALQATKAAVEEGVVTGGGLMLYHAIKELDALKLDNDQRVGKDIVKRALEEPIRQIARNAGRDGAEVLARLATEKDEHVGYNAKKDTFENLFKAGVIDPAKVVRSALQNAASIAGMVLTTESVVTEFDEEKDEKTPAIII
- the aspS gene encoding aspartate--tRNA ligase, which translates into the protein MAYRTHTCGELRKGDAGKQVILSGWVDTLKIMKKFAFLNLRDRYGTTQVFFDETFLPDLKNLKRESVITVEGTVKEKPSPNPKLATGAVEVAATKLTVLSQAKALPMELDENITSTEETRLTYRYLDLRKPRLQRNLALRHKLTTAVRTFLDKEGFLEIETPFLAKSTPEGARDYLVPSRIHKGTFYALPQSPQLFKQLLMIAGYDKYFQIVRCFRDEDLRADRQPEFTQIDMEMSFIEEDDLFDVIERMIQHVFKHVLGVDIAIPFERLNYADVMKQHGTDRPDLRAPGEDFHFSWIINFPMFEYSEEEGRYKAMHHPFTLPQNLEEKDPAKILARAYDLVLNGNEIAGGSLRIFDYNTQMRVFKLLGINEDEAKEKFGFLLDAMQYGNPPLGGIAFGLDRFAMLLVGEESIREVIAFPKNKDAEDMMLQAPSKVSKAQLDELGLTVTKQ